In Zea mays cultivar B73 chromosome 7, Zm-B73-REFERENCE-NAM-5.0, whole genome shotgun sequence, the following proteins share a genomic window:
- the LOC109940847 gene encoding clathrin heavy chain 1-like, translating to MKDLLLVNLRGNLQIVVQAAKEYSEQLGVDACIKLFEQFKSYEGLYFFLGSYLSSSEDPDIHFKYGFARSFSNWPCNFNT from the exons ATGAAAGACCTTCTACTGGTTAATCTGAGGGGAAATCTTCAGATTGTTGTGCAG GCCGCGAAAGAATACTCTGAGCAGCTAGGGGTTGATGCTTGCATCAAATTATTTGAGCAATTCAAATCTTATGAGGGCCTTTACTTTTTCTTGGGATCCTATCTGAGCTCCAG CGAGGACCCAGATATCCATTTCAAGTATGGATTTGCTAGGAGTTTTTCCAACTGGCCTTGCAACTTCAACACCTGA
- the LOC100193067 gene encoding Acetylserotonin O-methyltransferase 3-like, with amino-acid sequence MFTRAELLEASVELRHHALGCVKSTALRCAVKLGVANAIQRRGGRASVEDLLTELSLDASRLRCLHSVMRALAALGVFKEGSDGEYGLTAISSLLVDDDSSVRGSLRPITLLYLEPAFVAPVLNLADWALAGVDGSDDDNNCSARGTAFKMTHGEDVWDVLARDAFLGDFFNGALASETRFLMDIAIRGSPQVFEGIASLVDAGGGTGAAAQAVAAAFPDTRCTVLELPQVVDAAPIDGPVRFVGGDMTKFIPPADAVLLKNVLHDWSDKDCVIILKRCKEAIAASGKVIVIDIVLGSSSLAICNETQLWLDLFMSTVTTGKERREEEWYRLFKEAGFSAYKISPVLGLLSIIEVFL; translated from the exons ATGTTCACGCGCGCCGAGCTGCTGGAGGCCAGCGTGGAGCTTCGTCATCACGCCCTCGGCTGCGTCAAGTCCACGGCCCTCCGGTGCGCTGTCAAGCTCGGCGTCGCCAACGCCATCCAGCGCCGTGGCGGCAGGGCCTCCGTCGAGGACCTGCTCACCGAGCTCTCTCTGGACGCGAGCAGACTCCGCTGCCTGCACAGCGTCATGCGCGCGCTCGCCGCGTTGGGCGTCTTCAAGGAGGGGAGCGACGGCGAGTACGGCCTCACTGCCATTTCCTCGCTGCTCGTGGACGACGACAGCAGCGTCCGAGGTAGCCTCCGGCCGATCACGCTCTTGTACCTGGAGCCTGCATTCGTGGCGCCAGTGCTCAACCTGGCAGATTGGGCCCTTGCTGGTGTCGATGGTAGCGACGACGACAACAACTGCAGTGCTCGAGGAACGGCGTTCAAGATGACGCACGGCGAGGACGTCTGGGATGTCCTCGCGCGCGACGCCTTTCTGGGCGACTTCTTCAACGGCGCGCTCGCGTCAGAGACTCGGTTCCTCATGGACATAGCCATCCGCGGATCCCCCCAGGTGTTCGAGGGAATAGCATCGCTAGTGGACGCCGGCGGTGGCACCGGCGCAGCAGCCCAAGCGGTGGCTGCAGCATTCCCGGACACCCGGTGCACGGTGCTGGAGCTTCCGCAGGTGGTAGACGCTGCTCCGATTGATGGGCCGGTTCGCTTTGTCGGAGGTGACATGACGAAGTTCATCCCTCCTGCTGATGCCGTTCTTCTAAAG AATGTGCTGCATGACTGGAGTGACAAGGATTGCGTGATCATCCTAAAGCGATGCAAGGAGGCGATTGCCGCCAGTGGAAAAGTGATCGTCATAGATATTGTACTTGGGTCATCTTCCCTTGCAATTTGCAACGAGACCCAGCTCTGGCTTGATCTTTTCATGTCCACGGTAACGACGGGCAAGGAGCGGAGGGAGGAAGAATGGTATCGGCTATTCAAGGAAGCTGGATTCAGTGCGTACAAGATCAGCCCAGTTCTAGGGCTTCTCTCGATCATTGAGGTTTTTCTGTAG